DNA sequence from the Moorena sp. SIOASIH genome:
ACCTATTCCCCAAATTTAGTACAAATGTTCTGCATAAGTGACATGCTCCTATCCCATTTCCTGTTCCCTGTTCCCTATTCCCTGTTCCCTGTTCCCTATTCCCTGTTCCCTATTCCCTTTGCTAAATAAGTTTAAAGTAACTAAGATGCGCATCGGTAAACGGACTAGACCTAGACGACAATTAGACGTAATAATAAAAGGGTCATCCCATAACCATTGGCGTGACCCTTATCATATAATGCTGACCGTTAATTGGGCAATGTTTTTCGGACTAATTGCGGTTTGTTATTTAACCATTAACATAGTCTTTGCCCTATTGTACCTAGCGGGAGGAAATTGTATTGAAAATGCCCGTCCAGGTGCTTTCTTAGATGTCTTTTTCTTCAGCGTTCAGACCATGGCATCCATTGGTTATGGTGCCATGTATCCCGTGACCTACTATGCTAATATCATTGTGACCATAGAAGCTCTAGTGGGTTTGATGGCTCTAGCCATGGCAACGGGACTAATGTTTGCCCGCTTCTCTCGCCCTACTGCCAGAGTTATCTTCAGTCGTAGGGCAGTGATTGCGCCCCATAATGGGGTAACTACCCTCATGTTTCGCGCTGCCAATGAACGGGATAATCGGATTCTGGAAGCTCAGCTCAGGGTAAGTTTGCTGCG
Encoded proteins:
- a CDS encoding ion channel gives rise to the protein MTCSYPISCSLFPIPCSLFPIPCSLFPLLNKFKVTKMRIGKRTRPRRQLDVIIKGSSHNHWRDPYHIMLTVNWAMFFGLIAVCYLTINIVFALLYLAGGNCIENARPGAFLDVFFFSVQTMASIGYGAMYPVTYYANIIVTIEALVGLMALAMATGLMFARFSRPTARVIFSRRAVIAPHNGVTTLMFRAANERDNRILEAQLRVSLLRNEVTLEGESMRRFYDLKLLRSQTPSFALTWTVMHPIDESSPLYGETPESLAEMEATLIITLVGIDETVSQTIHSRHSYTASEILWDRRFVDMFDRKSDGSRIIDYSHFHDVK